The following is a genomic window from Paenibacillus sp. FSL R5-0766.
TCCGATCCATCTCGGAGAATATGAAAAGAGAAGTTCCTGTGGGCACAATGGGCTTGTTAATTCAACAGGATCATCCGGCCTTCGAACATTTTGTCACAGAGGAGCACTCAACTTATCCGTGGTGGAGCATCGTGTCCGAGTCGTCATCGATCATCTTGGATGAGTTGGATAAAGACTTGAATCCGATCGTGCAGACCATTGACAATTTTGAGCGAAACCACAAGCTCGGCCTGTTGATGGAGTGTCGGGTCCGGAAGGGGAGAGTGCTGATGGGAGCACTGAATCTGGAGCGTCTGATGACTACATTGGAGGGCAGACAGTTGTTATACAGCTTCCAGCGTTATGTACAAAGTTCCGCTTACCAGCCAGTTGCACGTCTGGAAGTAGAGGAACTTCGCAAGTTGTTTAACTAAGATGTAGGGAGAAGAAGTGTGAGGTTTCCCTTAATTATGCCAATGAGCCCCTTCCGCGAATGGAAGGGGCTATAAGACATGCAGATTGAATCGGTTCAATTTCCCATTAAGCGTTAGATGAACCTGCACTTTTTAGGATTACATTCCAATCTTCTTCTTCAAAAAGTATGTTGTCTTTATCCTCTGTTACTCCGATCCGGACCTCAAGCATCACCATCCTGGTTTCAGCCAGAATAGAAAAGAGACTCTCCTTGGTAATCGCGAACTGATTGCCCATACTCACTTGCATGACCTTTCGGTTGACAAGCACTTGCCCACTGCCTGCAAGCACGGTCCATGCTCTACACCCAGTTCTATGCCAGTTCAACCCGATATGTTTGCCCGGTAGAACCGTTATGTTTAATGTGGTAACTGTTGTATTCTCATCTTCTAACGAACCTTCAATGACACGATAACTGCCCCAGGTTGCTTCACCATACATCGGTTTTAATGGCAAGTTACCCAATTGCGCTTTAATTTCATTTGAATTATTTTTGTTGGCAATGAGAATGCCATCCGGACTTGCGGCAGCGATAATACCTGGCACACCAATGACTTGGATGGGGTAGGGAAGCTCGTTAATAATATAGGAATCGGAGGAAGAACCCGAGATTCCACCATGTCCGATTACATGGGTATCTAACTGTGCGCACAGCGTATCCCAGCTTCCGATATCCTGCCATACTCCCTTATAAGGCAGGACTACGGCCCGCTGTGCCTTTTCTGCAACATGCTTGTCAAAACTGCGTTCAGGCAACGCTTCATACAGGGACGACAATTGATCATAATGAACCGGAAGCCCCATTTTTTTAATATGGGATATCATAAACGCGACGGTGAATGCGTACACACCGCAGTTCCATAGTGCCCCACGTTGTAGCAGCGTTTCAGCAATGGAGACTTCGGGCTTTTCTATAAATTGTGTTATGGGCGCATAAGCATTACGTTTTTCCCCAACCGGCAGGATGTATCCATACTGTTCTGAAGCATGTGTAGGCCTTGTCCCAATTAAAGCGATATCGGCTTGAGAATGTTTCAATATGTCCGGCAGTAATTGGAAGTTACTGAAAAAATCTTCACCTGCGAACACATCAGCTGGCGCGATACAGATCACATCGTCATCTTTGGCCATTCGGAAGGATTGCAGATATAACGTCGCTAAGGCCGCCGCAGTAAAAGTGCCACGTCTATATGGTTCCCCAATGACTGGTATTTTGCCTTGAGTATGTCGAGCCGTAATATTAGCCTGATCCTGATGTGAAATAATGAGTGTTGAATCCGTTAGGCATGAACTGTCAAGCTGGCGGCACACTCTGCTGATCATGGATTCCCTACCTCCAGCGGGTGATGGAAGTATATCTATGAACAGCTTGGAGCGAAG
Proteins encoded in this region:
- a CDS encoding sugar phosphate nucleotidyltransferase; protein product: MHIVLLCGGSGKRLWPLSNELRSKLFIDILPSPAGGRESMISRVCRQLDSSCLTDSTLIISHQDQANITARHTQGKIPVIGEPYRRGTFTAAALATLYLQSFRMAKDDDVICIAPADVFAGEDFFSNFQLLPDILKHSQADIALIGTRPTHASEQYGYILPVGEKRNAYAPITQFIEKPEVSIAETLLQRGALWNCGVYAFTVAFMISHIKKMGLPVHYDQLSSLYEALPERSFDKHVAEKAQRAVVLPYKGVWQDIGSWDTLCAQLDTHVIGHGGISGSSSDSYIINELPYPIQVIGVPGIIAAASPDGILIANKNNSNEIKAQLGNLPLKPMYGEATWGSYRVIEGSLEDENTTVTTLNITVLPGKHIGLNWHRTGCRAWTVLAGSGQVLVNRKVMQVSMGNQFAITKESLFSILAETRMVMLEVRIGVTEDKDNILFEEEDWNVILKSAGSSNA